In the Triticum aestivum cultivar Chinese Spring chromosome 2B, IWGSC CS RefSeq v2.1, whole genome shotgun sequence genome, TGCCGCCAGCGGCATCGGCAAGGCGACCGCCGCGGAGTTCGTCAGGAACGGCGCCAAGGTCATCCTCGCCGACATCCAGGACGACCTcggccgcgccgtcgccgcccagcTCGGCCCGGACGCGGCCTACACCCGCTGCGACGTCACGGACGAGGCGCAGATCGCTGCGGCCGTCGACCTTGCGGTGGCGCGCCACGGCCGGCTCGACGTCATGCACAACCACGCCGGCGTCACCGGGCGGATGGTCATAGACTCCGTCGGGTCCCTCGACCTCGCCGACTTCGACCGCACCATGGCCACCAACGCCCGGTCCGCCGTCGCCGGGATCAAGCACGCGGCGCGCGTCATGGTGCCGCGCCGGAGCGGGTGCATCATCTGCACGGCGAGCACCGCGGGGGTGCTGGGCGGCATCATCGCGCCCACATACGGCATCTCCAAGGCCGCCGTCATCGGCGCCGTGCGCGCGTTTGCCGGGGAGCTGGGCCGTCACGGGGTGCGCGTGAACGCCATCTCGCCGCACGGCATAGCCACGCAGTTCGGGCTGCGCGGGCTGGCAGAGCTGTTCccggaggcgagcgaggaggagcggAGGCGGATGGTGGAGACGGGCATGAACGAGATGGGCGGCGGGACGGTGCTGGAGGTGGAAGACATCGCCAGGGCCGCCGTGTACCTGGCGTCCGACGAGGCCAAGTATGTCAACGGGCACAACCTCGTCGTCGACGGCGGGTGCACCGTGGGGAAGGGGCACAGCAAGCCAGCACCGTCGCAGTAAAAGAATTCATGGTGCTGAGCTCGAGCGTACGCCATTGTTGTCATGGCTAATTAGGATTTGATTAAGTTGATTAGCGAGTTAATCCCCACCCACCAGTCAAGTGTGCCGGCAGTTAGGCTTTGCCAAACCAAGCAAAGTTTGCTCGCATGCTGTGGCGTAATGGCGTTGCAATAAAGGTTACAACGGAGTTCATTTTTTGTTAAACCCAGTGCAGCACACAAGCTCTTCCATCGCTTTAATCCGGTTGCCCGATGGATGAGTCACCGCAAGCCACCACTATGAGATCGAGTTGAAGTTTACCCAGTGATCAACATTCAAGAATTTTAGGTCAAGCCAATCTCGAACCATCTTCCAAACGCGAATGGAGAGACGGCACCTAGATATAATGTGAGCGAAAGTCTCCGACTCCTTCCTACAAAGTTGACAAAGGCCACAATTTGGCCATCCTCTTCTCTGAAGGCCGTCAGCGGTCCAAACTCTATCTTCCATGATTAACCAAGCGAAGAATTTGCAtttgggtggggggagggggcAATTGTTTCAAATGACTAGTCTCATGGACGTCATCACCGTACCTTCAAACTGAGCATGATAGGCTGAGGCGGTGGTGTAGTTACCATTCAAGGTGAGCTTTCACGTTAGTGTCGGCGACCTCATCGGTGAGATTGACCTCCCGTAGCATCCTCCAAAGGAAAAAAAAACTATTGCAGTTGAGTTATATTCATACCAGCAGAGGTGTTTGTATTTCTTATCCAAATCTCGCCCGACATGGTGCTCTTGACAATCCCATTAGTGGACTCCAAGATCGCGAAGATGGACGGGCAACATCCTTTAGCTTGcactcccccaagctagagagcATGCCAAGATTGAAGAAGAACCCCCTGCCCTCACGTTGAGGTTCTTAAAAAACTAATATATTCATGATTCAGCGACACAATAAAAATAGGATGCATGAAAAATGCAGCAATTCCTACTGCAAATTATAGGGTATGAACTACTAGTACTAAACTTATCTTGGTACACTACATTGCTAAGTTGACATTTGGCTACCTTGACATCTTGCTAAGTCGACATTACTTCTGGGAAACACCGACATGTGCTCGATTGTAGCTTGTAGGATACGTGTGGAGATTATACATCGTTATCTCTTGTATCCTCGTTTGCATCGATGAACCTTTTTACAGATATAACGAAAATTTGAATTTCCTATTAATGTTCTTATACGGAAAGTAATGGCAAtgttgtttgttgcatagcatctCTGTGTCCCATGTGTTTACTAACATGGATAATAGCTTATTTAATCACCAAAAATTCACATGTGAACATTCTTCCACACACACCGACGTGAATTATAAAATCAAGCAAAGAAATACTAGAAAAAACCAaacaattctgaaatttttagggtATCAAACTTGGTTGATTATTCTAGGCAAGATGACAAAATCGGAGTTACATTTGAAAACACAATTTGCATGTATTTTTTTCACTAAGAATATCACGTGTGTCATTACTCACGAAACTTCATACACAAGTATACTAGTCGACCATGTATGTTACTTCCTCCGTGCTGTCACCTTGTTGCGTACACACtgaactaagagcatctacagccgggctaGGAAAATTCGGGCCCTAAAATGCCCAACCGGTCACTCAAATGGTGTCGTTCACATCCACGTATCTCATATCCGATCCCCGTATCCATACTAAACCATGCAACATCGATCAAACTACGTAGATCAGCAAACCGACATAGGCAAGCACAATACATTCACCAAAAGATTACGAACGGATGTTCAAAAGACCACCAAAGTTCACATAAATGACAAACAACTTTAAACTACATCTAATACTTAAAATTAAATTGAAGAAAGCGGATCGTCACCGCTTCCTCGACGGCCTTTCCCCTTCCGGTCGCCGGCACGGCTGTAGCCGTCGATGGCTGGTGGAGGATCGTCTGATTCGTCGGATGAGGAGTCACGGTcgtcggatgaggaggaggaggagacgatgaTGAGCCCTTTGAGCCGCTGGATGGTCCGGTCCTACTGCTGCTTGAGCTTCCCGTCGAGCCGCCTCTGTCACCTTCTCCTTGGCATTCGCGTTCTTCCGACAGAGCAGTCGAGCATCCATCTCCACTGTTGTACACGACCGGCAGTAGACCCACGCGAGGAGCCGCTCGTCCTCATCGGGCTCCGTCGGTAACCCGCGGCGGCGGCCGACAGAGCTCTCTGCCACGTCCCTCTTCCTTGCCCGCTGCCTCTCGAGGCAGGCGGCGCGCGCCTCTGACTCGGTGTGCGCATCCGGGCTGGCTGGTCGGGCACAAGTACCCACCGCTGCCCGTGTGGGAACAGCAGCCGGGCGGGGGCAGGGGACGGCATGGGGGAGGCACAGATTGCGCAGCCCTCGTGGAGCTGCGCACGGGCCGGCTGGGAGGAGCTAGCATCAACGTCCTCACTGGGGCCAGCGGGGGAGAGGTGAGGCGGCCGATCCGGAACTGCCACTCGTGTCCACCTTGGACCTCTTGAGGGCAATGCGGAGTGCCAGCTCCTCGTCCGAGTCGGAGTCAGAGTGGCTGTCGGCGCTTGAcatggtcgtcggagtcgtcgaaGTGGATCGAATCGGAGAAATTGGAGGGGAGAAGAAGAGACGGGGCGAGAGCGGAGTGAGGTAGGTTTTCCGGATTGGGGATATTTGTAGGGATGGAGTGGGGTCGAGGTGGGCTGGACTGGTTTATCGGTTCCGCCCGAGCGCACCCAGACAACACCATATCCGCccaatatttgggctggatatgaggggctcCGGACAGCCCAGACGTTTGACGCCTGTTTGAGGCGTCCGGCTGGGTCACATTTTCGTGATCGGTCAGTGATCGAGCGACCCGTCCAAGCGTTTGAGATCAGTTTAGGGCGTACGGCTGTAGATGAGACCAGTTTAGGGCGTACGGCTGTAGATGAGACCAGTTTAGGGCCCCGGATGTAGATGCTTAATCGAGTGTATAAAATCGCGAGCATTGAAGCCGTCAAAACTCGAGATCTCGTGCAGTCAATGGTAACCTTTTTTTTGAATCAAAAGGGGTTTCGCCCCGCCCCAACTTTTATAAAGCCAAAGTAAAAGTCACCAATACAAACTGTTAACAGCGCTCAGCGGCAACCGGAGAGTAGCTGCCACAGAAGAAAAGCCAGGTTTTAAGCTGCCCTATTACACAGTTTTTTAGGCAGATCTAGATGGGATACATAGCCAGGTAAGCATACATGCCAGCTCACAAATAGATCAAAGCAAAGATGTGCAAACTAGCAGGATGCAACCCAGCGATGCTCCGAGGATACATTAGTGCCACGCAATCCTAAGCAACTCCCCTCTTTGGTGGTCCAACAGCCTTAAGCATCAGAGAAGAAGCGCACCCTGAGACTCTGAACATAAGATTTTCCATTGCCTGATCGTTGCTCCCAACAGATCCAAGATACAGTGTATACTTTGCCATCTTCACCCCTGGAAAACAAAATCATTTCGCAAACGCCATAAGCTCCACAAGACAGTAGCAGTAACAATGTTCAAAGCTTCAAAATGTTTTCTCCTCTTCCAAAAGGAAGAAAGCACAGCAAAAGAACCAGGCCTGATAACATTAAAACTGTCAGCCACCAAAACCCACACCTGCCTAGTAACAATGCAATCAAAGAAAAGATGTTGGATAGTTTCAGGCTCATTACAAAAGACACAGGACATGTCATCTACATGCCTGCGCTTGGCAAGGTTATCTTTAGTTAAGCTCTTATTATAGTAAATCAACCACAGAAAAATATGGATATTGGGTGGGACTTTGATTTTCCAGATATCATCTTTAATCTCAGCagaccccccccccttcaaaaaaaacttgATTTTCTTATAAAAGGATTTGAAAGAATATTTGCTGGAAGATTCCAGCATCCAAATAGGTTGATCTGGAGCATCATATAATGCCACTTGCTTAACTAGATTATTGAGTTCATTCCACCTAGCTATAGCCCTTTCCTCAACACACCTCCTAAAAGTAAGGTGAAGTTCACCATTCACCCAGACATGTGCAAGAGAAGATTCTTGCTGTTGACAGATATCATACAGGTCCCAAATGCAGTTTTAAGAGAATAATCCCCAATCCAAATATCATGCCAGAAGGCAATACTCTTGCCATCCCCAGGGATCCATCTATAGAAATTTTTTGAAGCTGCAAGGGCCCAAGATAAGCTTTTCATAAAAGGAGACCCCAGGGTAGCCATAGTGCTAAAGAAGTTAGGGCTGGCAGTATTATATTTGTAAGCCAAAATCTTTTTCCAGTCACTATCCCTATTATCATAAAATCTTTTCCCCCAAGAAGCCAAAAGGGCCATGTTAAAATCTCTAAGGTTGGGAACCCCAATACCCCCAAACTCTTTCCTCCTGGAGATCAATCCCCAATTAGCAAGGTGATATTTATGATTATCACCCACATTACCCCAGAAAAAGTGAGACATTTGAGAAGTGATCATATCAATAGCCCATTTAGGAAATTTaactatacactacaaaaaaagacacatccgtgacattttgggctgaacaaattttttttctgtcatacttatgacacttctatgatgataattgtgacaaaactcggtatcatcatagatgtggtgagctcctacttctatgacaaaaaatcatgacaaaaaaatgggcttttcgtcctgggcgggccggagacgcagttgcatgacattctttgggccgtccatgacggaaaaaaaccgtcgtagaagcgaaggcgaggaaaatttcgaggagttcccggttacggtgggtggtcgagggccgagcgatgcgcgtttctctcgtacatgtacgcgcgtgtgtgcgaggcgttgggctctaactgaacccgagtgaggcgttgggctctaagcctctaattgaacccgagcgattgcactagctacattactgaacccgagtgaggcattgggtTCTAAgcctctaattgaacccgagcgattgcactagctacgttactgaacccaagtgattccttcactactgctgctaactgaagtcgatcgaaccctgctgcctccttcccttgatgaacattgAGCATTGTTgggagggggttggatgaacagttcccggtgggggtggataaaGAGgaacccgatgaacaggaccccgatcgagccggttggggctagatgaacaggaccccgtggagggctagatgaacaggacgaccccgtggagggctggttaaaTACTAGCCagtcgagggctggatgaacagtagcctgtggaggggtggttgaacaggaccccatggagagggctggttgaacagtagccggtggagtagcgcgtggtggaggctggatgaacagaagcccgtggatgaacagtcacaggtggaggttggaggaggtcgacggtggatgaacagtagctcgtggaggctggaggaggtcgatgatggagatgagcagtatcccgtggagtcccgttttgcggtatgccacaccccttccgatgaacaagacccccgtttcgaccgtagtgcttgaacacaagtccgtttcttccgttttgcggtacgccacacccctcccgatcaacaggacaccgtttcaaccgtaggaggtccaacagaagttcgtttgctctgttttgcagtacgccagaccgctctcgatgaacaggatcccgtttcgaacgtcgccggtcgaacacaaggtcgtttcctccgttctgcggtacgccgggcctcgtttccatcagtcgttccgtccaagtcggttggctcctacgcgtccgttgcctcccgatgaacacgacgcattctgttgcctccccatgaacacgacgacgacgcagtttctccattccgacccagccatgtacacgagccctagcagtacgtatgcgcgagtaggcgttcgataccccgcctatatgtacgtatgtggccgtatttactttgttgcaccctggccgttgtacgtacgtgtacatgctatgtgcgggcctctacatcgaccagtatgtacatacacgtttgcgactagaatgacaatgctacgtacgctttgaccaggtgggtcccgactgtcaggcacttccttgcatgcgaagatgtagctggtgggtcccagcagtcaggggaacgaatcgttttttttgccctgacgcacttccttgcatgcgaagatgtagctggtaggtcccagtagtcagcgggaaaacgttttttcgcgaaatacggtggcccgtctagtgggtccctgctgtctggtggaggaataattattttgcgcgtaataaggaggcacttccttgcaacTGCCAtcgacccaactgtcagcctctccacgtacagtattcttccaatggaagtcgttccttgaccacgttgaccacgccgcgccgagagcaccagggcggtggacgacggcaaggcctagaaaggggacgacgcggagccggggaagatgagGTAGTGGAATCCTGCGCggataggagtacgagggttcactggttcggctgcggtgcgaggctaccgtcaccgcagaataacagggggtgtgggtgagtagagggatggcctggccaggggtgggattagtaggggcagtgaggcctccgcggcatcacagccggccacggaaggcaggagcacgcggcacggccggcgctgctttggcggctggagcaagaacaccagaggttgaataagcactacggctgttggatggacatcgtacggtcactgcagctagaatcgtttatattgactaagttgacaaagccctcagtacgcgtcaacttagtaggtccacaggtcagcctccgaaacggtgcgccccagatgtcagggggaggaatcattttttgtgcggctgaagcaagaatatccgagattgaagaagaagcacgacatccgttggatggacatccaacagccacacTTGCTAGAACCGTGAATAATTGTCCAGTGGCATTATAATATATGCTAGCTAGACTAGGATTTGTTTTCATTTACCTCATACAAATATTGGCACACAGCATACATGAAATTCAAAGTTTGTTCACATGGTTACATttaaacccgggcatgggcagcccggcccgacgacccggcccgagcccggcctgaaaaactcgggccgggccgggccgggcttgacattcgggccgggctcgggctttgttttgcagcccgaaagatagttcgggccgggctcgggcttcaatTTTCCCGTATTTCGGGCCGgtctttcgggcttcgggccgggcttgcacgtgcgcGTACTAGAAAATAGCATTCGgaccgggctttcgggcttcgggcttgacTTCGGGCCAGACTCGGGCTTGAAAATAtggagtatttcgggcttcgggccgggctcgggcttgagaaatgaaggtcgggcttttacaagcccggcccgaaacccggcccggcccgacgtttgcccaggTTTAGTTACATTGATAGAAAACATTAATTAATACTGAAGTATCATAGTTATAACCATAACAAAAGATACACAGGCACACCACACTTTAGAAAGGTTCCATAAACAGACGACGATGATTGCAAACATATTGAAATATAGTCATCTCCTTCACTGCCCCAGATGGAACAAGACGCTGGCTCCGATCACTAGGCAAGCCACCAGTGTCAATACTAGCAAGCGATGTTGGTGCTTCAGCCTTGCAATTGTTAGGCGGATGCTCTCATCTTGATTCTCTTCAGTAGTAAGGAAACTGACGGTTGAACCCAAGTCGATGCAGTTGCTTCAATATGCTCCAGGTTTGGGCTGCGCCAGCCATGCACGTTATGATCAAGTATTCTGTTGTGTGCTTCTAGAGCCCACACATCATTCCTCGGATCAAGCAGCAACTGAGTGAGGAAGGGGCTTGTTTCATCGTCCACCCACTGAAGAAAAACCACACCGAAAGACTGCCACCGAGCAGAATATATGAACAACCAAATCTGATGAACGGATTTTTCATGGCATAAAAATGGTCGAGCTTATGAACTCACCCTCCCCCTCGGACAAGCAAGGTATCTTCTCCCAGGGTTGTTGCCACTCCACGAGATCCACATTGGCGCTTTCTCCCTCGGAGCGCACAAGTAGTACTTTGTTGGCTCATATGCCAAAGGAGCTTGTCGGTACGGTACCGGAGCGTGGCTCTGCCGGCGAGTTGAACCAGCCGACGAGCTTGTGTACGAGGAGTTCGACATGCTCACGATCTAGGGTTTTGAATCTTTTGCACTAgagggtttttttttttttgaactgtATATGGAAGACGTGTCCTCTCGAACAGCTGGTGTTATCATATTTATGGCGGCGTTGTCACCTCCGTCCTTCCGCCTGTCTTcggacatactccctccgtcccaaaattcttgtcttagatttgtctagacacGAATGTATCTAATAAAAAACATGATTTGATACATTCGTAtttagacaaatgtaagacaagaattttgcgacggagggagtacatgggccAAAACAGATGCACACACACAGTCTGCAGTAACGCAATCCAATCCGCCTGCACACTCGAATACTCGCCCCGAACAGCATGCATGCACCCCATGTCTCCCCAAAATATATATACTGTATAAGAACAAGTCAGGCCAtgagctgcatgcatgcatgcacatttACCAGCCCGCCATCTTGATCGGGCCCAGCCATTCTTCTCAACTCCATGCTATCATTTTACATATAGCACGACCACCACACAAACCGTACCACATGCATGCGCCAGCACACAAAATATCATCCAAATAATATTTTTTACATCATTGTTTCTATTTAAGCAAACAACCTAAGTAAAATATTTAATATTATCCTATGGTTGTGTTTAAATTAACCTAAGTAAAACTTAATAATCTCTTATCATTTGGCCTGTAACACAAATCTAGTTTCAATACACAACTGATTTAGTTACTGACCTTCGTTTCCAAGTTGAAGTTGCTTCTCCACTTGCATCTGGTACATGAACATCGCAAGATCCAGCTTGGACACTAGCCGCGCAAGAAGCCGAGCCCTCGCCGAGGTTTCAGATGGATCTATTGATTTCAACATTTCATGAGGCTTCATGCACCGCACCAGCTACATGCCTACATACTGCCCATTATTTGATGTCAGTGCTTCCACTCTTTGCCAAGCCCTAGATGATCCTGACGAACAATTTGATGGCGCACGAAACACATCTCGAACTCTTTGCGACGCGTCGGCGCAGTCAGGAATCAAATTAGCTGTTGATCTAAGATGGAAAAAAAGAAATAATGCTCAACTAGAAGAACTCCATATTGCAAGAACATGGCTTCAAAATTGTTACCTTACCTGCCCCTCCATGTCGACGAATTCCATACTTCTGTCGAGCATGCAATAGATCCAGCCGAAACACCAAGATCTTCTGATTTTCGTTTTTTGCTTTTATGTGCCACGCCCGGGCTGGCTATATTAAGTGATTCGAAATGCATGGCTCCGGGCTAAAACAACAGGCACGCAAAATTTTGTCCAGGTACTTATTGGGCCATATCATCTACCACATGCAAGCGTACCTAGCCGATTTTCGCATAGGATGCCATCATGTTTGGTACAAGTGATAACGTAAACCGGGCGTCGGACACACCATACTGCACCGCAACGTGAGTATTTAGTACCACCCGCATGTAGTATATGACCCATGTATTGTTCCTATATTACAGCCTGTCGTTGGTTCCTCGCATCATGATGCATTAAGTGCACGACGAGGATAAAGTGCACCAATGCCGTCGTGCACTGAAACTCCGCTCcgatagtatcatatactagtatcatgttgaaagcacaagtgctccctaggtgattttggtaattaatgtcaacatatctcttgttggactaacacttttatctagtatatgttcagataagttcaacaatgaagtggcatggactaaaggatgtggaaccccttcaagatgctaaggacaaaggattggctcaagcttcaaccTCAAGACtgtacattttatattttagtgatccaagatcacattgagtctataggaaaagccaatactatcaaggagggatgaggtgttgcttaatgagtttcttgcttcatagtgcttagtgatatgctccaaaaccctcaactactttcccacatccacatatgacctaaacctaaagtccaactcggccccacagattctttctatccggcgccaccgagttcagatgtcatagccactgccacaaaccctaggcaaatcggtctcaccgagatgagattgtaatctctctgtttcccttcgtaacgtttcggtctcaccgaaatgagtgatcggtcccaccgagattgcaatgtaaactctctgtttcgttttcgtaacatttcggtctcaccaagaagagcgaaccggtcccaccgagtttacctgaccaactctctggttagcttattaccaaagtcggtctcaccgagtttgtgtaatcggtctcaccgagattacgttatgccctaaccctaaccatatcggtcctaccgagttgcatgtcggtcccaccgaagaccctaacggtcactaggtttacgaaatcggtccgaccgagtttgttgattcggtcccaccgagattggtaaattgtgtgtaacggttagattttgtgtggaggctatatatacccctccacctcctcttcattcgtggagagagccatcagaacaaacctacattccaacttaccatttctgagagagaaccacctactcatgggttgagaccaagatattccattcctaccatatgaatcttgatctctagccttccccaagttgctttccatgcaaatcttctttccaccaaatccaaatcctgtgagagagagttgagtgttgggagactatcattttaagcacaagagcaaggagttcatcatcaacacaccatttattacttcttggagagtggtgtctcctagattggctaggtgtcacttgggagcctccaacaagattgtggagtt is a window encoding:
- the LOC123040744 gene encoding momilactone A synthase; the encoded protein is MFLAMQVVLRRNTVAGPSALARFVSHCGYSTASNSQRLAGKVAVITGAASGIGKATAAEFVRNGAKVILADIQDDLGRAVAAQLGPDAAYTRCDVTDEAQIAAAVDLAVARHGRLDVMHNHAGVTGRMVIDSVGSLDLADFDRTMATNARSAVAGIKHAARVMVPRRSGCIICTASTAGVLGGIIAPTYGISKAAVIGAVRAFAGELGRHGVRVNAISPHGIATQFGLRGLAELFPEASEEERRRMVETGMNEMGGGTVLEVEDIARAAVYLASDEAKYVNGHNLVVDGGCTVGKGHSKPAPSQ